TTGTCCGCCGGACCCTAACCCGCGGACATGAATCGAATCGACGCCGCCGCCCGCGAACTCCGGACCGCGGACGCCGCGACGCGCTCACCGGCGCGGGCGTCAGCGTCCCGTCTGGCGTCCCCCCGTTCCGCGGCGAGGGCGGCATCTCCGCGAGCGAAGCGAGCGGAGGCTCGTCGGACGTGTCCGACGGCATCTGGTCGGAGTACGACCCCGATACCTTCGACGTCCACCGATTCCGGCGCGACCCCGGCGGGTTCTGGGCCGACTGGCTCGAACTCCGGTCGGACCTGTTCGACGCCAGCGTCGAACCGAACGCGGCCCACGACGCGCTGGCGGCCCTCTCCGCGCGGAACCACCTCGACGCCGTCGTCACGCAGAACATCGACGGTCTCCACGGCGACGCCGGTTCCGACGAGGTGCTGGAACTCCACGGCAACGCCCGCCGCGCGGTCTGCCAGCGGTGCGGTCGCGCGGTGCCCGCCGCCGACGTTCGAGAGCGCGTGCGGGACGGGGAGCGACCGCCCCGGTGCGAGACAGAGAACTGCGACGGCGTGTTGAAACCCGACGCCGTGCTGTTCGGCGAACGTCTCCCGGCCGAGGCGCTCGCCCGCGCCGAGCGTCTCGCGGCCGACAGCGATGTGTTTCTGGTCGCCGGGTCGTCGCTCACGGTCGAACCCGCCGCGTCGCTGCCCGCGAGGGCGGCGGAGTCGGGCGCGACCCTGATTCTGGTCAATCTGGACGAGACGCCGCTGGACGCGCGGGCCGACTACGTGTTCCGCGAGGACGTGACCGAGGTGTTACCCGCGCTCCGGGACGCGGTGGTCGGGTAATCTGACCCAAATTTGCCGGGGTCGCGTCGCCCGAGCAGAAGTTGCATCTTTCCGCCGACGTAAGCCGGTGGTCGTCGTAACTCCGAACGAACATGACCGACGACCGAGGAATCCACACCGACAGCGTCCACGCGGGACAGACGCCCGACTCCGCGACCGGAGCGCGGGCACCGCCCATCTACCAGACCACCTCGTACGTCTTCGACGACGCCGAACACGCCGCCTCGCTGTTCGCGCTCGAAGAGGAGGGCAACATCTACAGCAGACTCACCAACCCGACCAACGCCACGCTCGAAGAGCGACTCGCCGCGCTCGAAGGCGGCGTCGCGGGACTCGCCACCGCCAGCGGGATGGCCGCCCTCGACCTCGCGACCTTCGTGCTGGCCGACGAGGGCGACAACGTGGTCACCGCCTCCTCGCTGTACGGCGGGACCTACACCTACTTCACCCACACCGCGCCGCGGCGCGGCGTCGAAGCGACGTTCGTGGACACGCTGGACTACGAGGCCTACGACGAGGCCATCGACGAGGACACCGCCTACGTCCACTTCGAAACCATCGGCAACCCCGCGCTGGTCACGCCCGACATCGAGCGCATCGCCGACATCGCTCACGACCACGACGTGCCCCTGCTCGTGGACAACACCTTCGCCACGCCGTACCTCTGCAACCCCATCGACCACGGCGCGGACCTCGTCTGGCACTCCACGACCAAGTGGATTCACGGGAGCGGTTCGACCGTCGGCGGCGCGCTGATAGACGGCGGCACCTTCCCGTGGGAGGAGGGCGACTACCCCGAAATCGCCGACGAGAATCCGGCCTACCACGGCATCAACTTCCGGGAGGCGTTCGGCGACGCCGCGTTCGCGTACGCCGCCCGTGCCCGGGGTCTCCGGGACCTCGGCAACCAGCAGTCGCCCTTCGACGCGTGGGTCACCCTCCAGAAACTGTAGTCGATGCCCCTGCGGGTCGAGCGCCACTCCCGGAACGCGTTGGAAGTCGCCGAGTACCTCGACGACCACGACGACGTGGCGTGGGTCAACTACCCGGGTCTGGAGAGCCACGAGACCCACGAGAACGCCAGCGAGTACCTCGACGGTGGCTACGGCGGCATGATAACGTTCGGACTGGAGGGAGGATACGAGGCCGGACGCGCCGTCACCGAGGAGACCGAACTGGCGAGTCTGCTCGCCAACGTCGGCGACGCTAAGACGCTCATCATCCACCCCGCCAGCACGACCCACCAGCAACTCACCGAGGAGGAGCAGTTGGCCAGCGGGACGACGCCTGACTTGGTTCGGCTCTCGGTGGGAATCGAGGACGTGGAGGACATCGTCGGGGACTTGGAGCAGGCCATCGCGGCGGCCAGCGAGAGCGCCTGACGGGCGAGGCTGACGGCGGACTTTTTTTACTCTCGATGAGACTACCGAAAGTGATGGAGATAAAACAAGTTGTGCTGCAGGTCGGCGTCCTCCTGATAGCGTGTCTCTCGTTCCGGGTCTACTTCGACGGGCTAGAGCGAGTCTCCAATCTAGAGGCGAACCTCTGGGCGGTCGCGGTCCTGTTCGCCGGCGTCGCCGCATCGTTCGTCGGAGCGGTAGAAGGTGTCGCCGTCGCGCTCTTTTCGGTGCTCTTGTACGCGGCGCGGACGCGACTGGCCTGACCGTTCCGGCCGACTCAGTACAGCAGGACGAGGATGCCCACCTGAATCGGGACCAGCACCACGATACTGAGCAGCGAGAAGACGGTCGCGCTCCGAATCAGTTCCGGGGCGTCCACCACGTCCTCGGCCAGAATCCCGACCAACACCGCCGACTGGAACGGGAAGAAGTAGGTGGCCAGCGCCATCGCTTCGGTCATCATCACGGGTTCGACCGGCACCCCGACCTGCCCGGCGTACTCGACGACGACCGGCGTGACGACGCTCGCGACCGCCAGTCCCTCCATCAGGAACGTCAGCGCGAGCGTCGCGAGGAAGACGACCCCCAGCGTGACCGGGAGTCCCGCGTCGGTCGGAACCAGCGCGAGCAGCGACTCGGCGGCCGAATCGGCGAACCCGGTCCGGGCCAGTCCTTCGCCGACGGCGAACACCGCGCCGATGAAGAACAGAATCGAGTAATCGACCGCCCCGCTCACGTCCTCGAAATCGACCACGCCGACTCTCGGCAGGAAGGCCAGCACGACCACCGCGATAGCGCCGAACAGCGGGTGGAGACCGTGGACGGAGTCCGTCATCCAGACGGCGACCCCGACCAACAGGAACAGGAACATGCGCCGGACCGAGGCGCTGGGCGTCGCCGGTCCGCCCTCCGGAACGTCCACCGTCGCGGACGCCGACGGGCGGTACATGACGAAGGTCGCGCCCGCGATGAGCAGCGTCCGCCCGACCGTCATCACGGGGAACAGGGTCGCGGTCCACCGCGTCCACGACACCGAGGGACCGCCGACCGACTCGGCGATGCCGGAGATGACGATGTTGGGCAACCCCGCGGTGAAGATGCCGACCGACCCGTAGAAGGTCGCGAACAGCGGCGCGACGAACAGTCCGACTTTCGCCTCTCGGGAGTCGAACAGCGACCCGGTCTCCCGGAGGACGGGGGCGAGCACGAGGACCCGGACGAGCGTCGAGGGGACCAGAAAGGCCAGCGACACGGCCCCGGCGCACATCGCGGCCAGCAGGGAAGCGTAGGCCCGGACCGGGTCGTCGCGCGCTCGGTCGGGGACGCTCCGCGCGACCAGCCATCGCCCCGCCCACGACCCCAGTCCGCTCCGGCGGGTCGCCTCGCCCACGAGGAGTCCGAACCCGACCAGCCACGTCGCCGGCGACTGGAACCCGACCAGCGCGAGGTCCGCCGAGAACGTCGCACCCACGAGTCCGATGCAGACGAGACCGGTGTACGACGGCGGAATCGGCGTGAGTACCCACAGCACGATGCAGAACGCCGCGATTCCGAGCATCGTCGCCGTCTCGCTCCCGACGGGGGTCCCCCGCCACGCGAGTGCTCCGGCGACGGCGGCGAGTAGCAACGCGACGGCCGGTGAACGAATCCGCCCGACGACTCGGCTATCGACCATCGCTCCGACGGTTGTCACAG
This portion of the Halorussus sp. MSC15.2 genome encodes:
- a CDS encoding Sir2 family NAD-dependent protein deacetylase, with product MAFVRRTLTRGHESNRRRRPRTPDRGRRDALTGAGVSVPSGVPPFRGEGGISASEASGGSSDVSDGIWSEYDPDTFDVHRFRRDPGGFWADWLELRSDLFDASVEPNAAHDALAALSARNHLDAVVTQNIDGLHGDAGSDEVLELHGNARRAVCQRCGRAVPAADVRERVRDGERPPRCETENCDGVLKPDAVLFGERLPAEALARAERLAADSDVFLVAGSSLTVEPAASLPARAAESGATLILVNLDETPLDARADYVFREDVTEVLPALRDAVVG
- a CDS encoding SLC13 family permease — protein: MVDSRVVGRIRSPAVALLLAAVAGALAWRGTPVGSETATMLGIAAFCIVLWVLTPIPPSYTGLVCIGLVGATFSADLALVGFQSPATWLVGFGLLVGEATRRSGLGSWAGRWLVARSVPDRARDDPVRAYASLLAAMCAGAVSLAFLVPSTLVRVLVLAPVLRETGSLFDSREAKVGLFVAPLFATFYGSVGIFTAGLPNIVISGIAESVGGPSVSWTRWTATLFPVMTVGRTLLIAGATFVMYRPSASATVDVPEGGPATPSASVRRMFLFLLVGVAVWMTDSVHGLHPLFGAIAVVVLAFLPRVGVVDFEDVSGAVDYSILFFIGAVFAVGEGLARTGFADSAAESLLALVPTDAGLPVTLGVVFLATLALTFLMEGLAVASVVTPVVVEYAGQVGVPVEPVMMTEAMALATYFFPFQSAVLVGILAEDVVDAPELIRSATVFSLLSIVVLVPIQVGILVLLY